In one window of uncultured Draconibacterium sp. DNA:
- a CDS encoding serpin family protein: MRTSLPILLVLFMLFAVSCNQDDITLPKTITLDEKSVELIEAENEFGLKLFQKIYDWEEDADNIMVSPLSVSLALAMTYNGASGETKTAIEETLKVYGLSPDEINESYASLVAALQSLDPKVILEIANAIYYRDGFPVEDDFVTTNQNYYDAEVEALDFGSPQAVNTINDWVADKTHDKIDKIIDNISGDHVMFLLNAIYFKGIWQSEFEEDETKDLPFYLQDGSTVQVPTMQKNESLPYYSNNVFRAIKLAYGAGNYNMIVFLPQEENSLENIVNELGVDSWKNWMESFTDTVNIDLKLPRLKYKYEITLNDVLADMGMGVAFGDGADFTGINKGGGLKIDYVKHKTFIEVNEKGTEAAAVTIVAIVVTSVGPQNMQFNVNRPFLYAITEKDTDAILFMGTVKNPESEE, from the coding sequence ATGAGAACTTCATTACCGATACTTTTAGTTTTGTTTATGTTGTTTGCCGTTTCGTGCAACCAGGATGATATAACACTTCCAAAAACAATTACTCTTGATGAAAAATCGGTTGAGTTAATTGAAGCGGAAAACGAATTTGGGCTGAAGCTTTTTCAGAAAATTTATGACTGGGAAGAAGATGCGGATAACATTATGGTATCGCCATTAAGCGTAAGCCTGGCACTGGCCATGACCTATAACGGAGCCAGTGGCGAAACTAAAACAGCCATTGAGGAAACTCTGAAAGTTTACGGACTTTCCCCTGATGAAATTAATGAATCATATGCATCGCTTGTAGCAGCATTACAATCGCTCGATCCAAAAGTTATACTCGAAATAGCCAATGCCATTTATTACCGCGATGGATTTCCGGTTGAAGACGATTTTGTAACCACGAACCAAAATTATTACGATGCAGAAGTAGAGGCACTGGATTTTGGCTCACCACAGGCGGTGAATACCATTAATGATTGGGTGGCCGATAAAACTCACGATAAAATTGATAAGATAATCGATAATATCAGCGGCGATCACGTTATGTTTTTATTGAATGCCATTTACTTTAAAGGAATCTGGCAATCGGAATTTGAAGAAGACGAAACCAAAGATTTACCTTTTTACCTGCAAGACGGATCGACCGTACAAGTACCTACCATGCAAAAAAACGAATCATTGCCCTATTATTCAAATAATGTTTTCCGGGCAATAAAACTGGCTTATGGTGCAGGCAACTATAACATGATTGTTTTTCTTCCACAAGAAGAAAATTCACTTGAAAATATTGTGAATGAACTGGGCGTTGACAGCTGGAAAAACTGGATGGAAAGTTTTACTGACACAGTTAATATCGACCTAAAATTGCCACGCCTTAAATACAAATACGAAATAACGTTAAACGATGTACTTGCCGATATGGGCATGGGTGTTGCCTTTGGTGATGGTGCCGACTTTACAGGAATTAACAAAGGTGGCGGTCTGAAAATCGATTACGTAAAACATAAAACCTTTATCGAAGTGAATGAAAAAGGGACTGAAGCCGCTGCAGTAACTATTGTAGCAATTGTTGTAACATCTGTGGGGCCACAAAATATGCAGTTTAATGTAAACCGCCCGTTTTTATATGCCATTACTGAAAAAGACACGGATGCCATTCTTTTTATGGGAACTGTTAAAAATCCTGAAAGTGAAGAATAG
- the meaB gene encoding methylmalonyl Co-A mutase-associated GTPase MeaB, producing MSEKDKHHIENDPQYKGLIVNAGVEKPDMVNNDSVQRFLNKKRKLLSVDEYVDGILKGDITLLSKAVTLVESSKSEHQQLAQQVIQKCLPHSGNSVRIGITGVPGVGKSTFIEALGKSLTNKGEKLAVLAIDPSSERTKGSILGDKTRMEELASDSNAYIRPSPSAGSLGGVARKTREIIILCEAAGYSTIFIETVGVGQSETAVHSMTDFFLLLMLAGAGDELQGIKRGIMEMADLITINKADGNNIEKAEMAKVQYRNAIHLFPAKDSGWAANVLTCSAYKKTGIDAIWEQIEKYRQQTVDNGYFHRKRNEQATYWMYETIEEQLKRNFYDHPDIKAKLKILENYVLTDQMSSFVAATELLNTYAKLK from the coding sequence ATGTCAGAAAAGGACAAACACCATATAGAAAACGATCCGCAGTACAAAGGATTGATTGTGAATGCAGGAGTGGAAAAACCGGATATGGTAAACAACGACTCGGTTCAGCGTTTTTTGAATAAGAAAAGGAAATTATTGTCGGTTGACGAGTATGTTGACGGGATTTTAAAGGGCGATATCACACTGTTAAGTAAAGCTGTTACTTTGGTTGAGAGCTCAAAATCAGAACATCAGCAACTGGCGCAGCAAGTCATCCAAAAGTGTTTGCCACATAGTGGTAATTCGGTTCGTATTGGAATAACCGGAGTGCCGGGAGTTGGAAAAAGTACCTTTATTGAAGCTCTTGGTAAGTCCCTTACCAATAAAGGTGAAAAGCTCGCCGTGCTCGCTATCGATCCGAGTAGCGAACGTACCAAAGGAAGTATTTTGGGCGACAAAACGCGCATGGAAGAATTGGCCAGCGATAGCAATGCTTACATTCGTCCCAGTCCGTCGGCAGGATCGTTGGGAGGCGTTGCACGAAAAACCCGCGAAATCATTATTTTATGCGAAGCTGCCGGTTACAGCACTATTTTTATTGAAACCGTTGGGGTGGGGCAAAGCGAAACCGCTGTTCATTCCATGACCGATTTTTTCCTGCTGTTAATGTTGGCCGGAGCGGGTGACGAACTTCAGGGTATAAAACGCGGAATTATGGAAATGGCCGACCTGATTACCATTAATAAAGCCGATGGTAACAATATTGAAAAAGCAGAAATGGCAAAAGTGCAATATCGAAATGCCATTCATCTTTTTCCGGCCAAAGATTCGGGGTGGGCAGCCAATGTGCTTACCTGTTCGGCCTATAAAAAAACCGGAATTGATGCCATTTGGGAGCAAATTGAAAAATATCGGCAACAAACGGTTGACAACGGTTATTTCCACCGAAAACGAAACGAACAAGCTACATACTGGATGTACGAAACGATTGAAGAACAACTGAAACGAAACTTCTACGATCATCCCGATATTAAAGCGAAACTAAAAATCCTCGAAAATTATGTACTTACCGATCAGATGAGTTCGTTTGTTGCAGCTACCGAGTTATTAAATACGTATGCAAAACTAAAATAA
- a CDS encoding sigma-70 family RNA polymerase sigma factor — protein MRELTVKADAKKKDESKFVFISIFGCYLRKILEDLKKIINGCASGKKRAQEQLYHLFAPKMFGVCLRYAKDNTEAEDNLQEGFIKVFQNIGRFRHEGSLEGWIRRIMVNVSLEKFRKQHVMYPVEDVSIYEGQNVSDDILAGISAKELIAEIQKLPPRYRMVFNLFVIEGMNHQEISEEMKITVGTSKSNLARARNILKRRVKELYGDIEKTSNYTAG, from the coding sequence TTGAGAGAACTGACTGTAAAAGCAGATGCCAAAAAGAAAGATGAAAGCAAATTCGTTTTTATCAGTATTTTTGGGTGTTATTTGCGAAAGATTTTGGAAGACCTGAAAAAAATAATAAACGGTTGTGCTTCGGGGAAAAAACGTGCACAGGAACAATTATACCATCTATTTGCACCAAAAATGTTTGGGGTTTGTTTGCGCTATGCCAAAGATAACACCGAAGCCGAAGATAACCTGCAGGAAGGATTTATAAAGGTATTTCAGAATATTGGCCGGTTTAGGCACGAAGGTTCTTTGGAAGGGTGGATAAGGAGGATAATGGTAAATGTTTCGTTAGAGAAATTCAGGAAACAGCATGTTATGTATCCGGTGGAGGATGTGAGTATTTACGAGGGGCAAAATGTTTCGGATGATATACTGGCCGGAATTTCAGCAAAGGAATTAATTGCAGAAATACAAAAACTACCACCTCGTTACCGAATGGTTTTTAACCTTTTTGTAATTGAAGGAATGAACCACCAGGAAATTAGTGAAGAGATGAAAATTACCGTGGGCACATCAAAATCGAACCTGGCACGCGCCAGAAACATTTTGAAACGCCGGGTAAAAGAACTTTATGGAGATATTGAGAAAACAAGTAATTATACAGCCGGATGA
- a CDS encoding DUF1573 domain-containing protein, producing the protein MKRILQLLAVFALVIAVNTAMGQGQSKIVFDKEAHDFGSFKESNGVQTTTFKFTNKGDAPLVLSNVRASCGCTTPKWTREPVAPGESGSIDVSYNPKNRPGSFNKSVTVSSNAENRTVVLRINGKVEPREKTLAEKYPRKIGNLRVKSNYLSFAKIKKGEKVTKELELVNDSDKPVEVGFRTVPKHLTATVEPESIPANGTGKLIVTYDSDGAGTYGFASHRIYLSLDGSNDYKNSVGVSATIEEDFSHLSADELAKAPVAEFTETSFDFGDMNQGDKKEHTFSLTNNGKTDLIIRRVRSSCGCTAVAPSKKVIAAGETAPIKVTFDSRGKRGRQSKSITVITNDPKTPTSTLRISSQVVVPNAG; encoded by the coding sequence ATGAAACGCATTCTACAACTATTAGCAGTTTTCGCACTGGTGATTGCTGTTAATACAGCAATGGGCCAGGGACAATCAAAAATTGTTTTTGACAAAGAAGCCCACGATTTTGGTTCGTTTAAAGAATCAAACGGTGTGCAAACAACAACTTTCAAATTTACAAATAAAGGAGATGCACCATTGGTACTATCAAATGTTCGTGCATCTTGTGGTTGTACAACTCCAAAATGGACGCGTGAACCTGTTGCTCCAGGCGAAAGTGGAAGTATAGATGTAAGTTATAATCCTAAAAACCGTCCCGGTTCATTTAACAAATCGGTAACTGTTAGCTCAAATGCCGAGAACCGTACCGTGGTTTTAAGAATTAACGGAAAAGTTGAGCCACGTGAAAAAACACTGGCGGAGAAATATCCAAGAAAAATTGGTAACCTCAGAGTGAAATCAAACTACCTGTCGTTCGCAAAAATTAAAAAGGGTGAAAAAGTAACCAAAGAATTGGAATTGGTAAACGATTCGGACAAACCAGTTGAAGTTGGTTTCCGTACCGTACCAAAGCACCTGACTGCTACAGTTGAACCGGAATCTATTCCTGCAAACGGAACAGGTAAATTGATCGTTACTTATGATTCGGATGGTGCTGGTACTTATGGATTTGCATCGCACCGAATTTACTTATCGTTAGACGGAAGTAACGACTATAAAAATTCAGTTGGCGTAAGTGCTACAATCGAAGAAGATTTCTCACACCTTTCAGCTGACGAATTAGCAAAAGCTCCGGTGGCTGAATTCACAGAAACATCATTCGATTTTGGTGATATGAACCAAGGCGACAAAAAAGAACATACTTTTTCTTTAACCAATAATGGTAAAACTGATTTAATCATCAGAAGAGTTCGGTCATCATGTGGATGTACTGCAGTAGCTCCTTCAAAAAAGGTAATTGCAGCAGGTGAAACAGCTCCTATTAAAGTTACTTTCGACTCGCGCGGAAAACGCGGCCGTCAGAGTAAATCAATTACTGTTATTACCAACGATCCAAAAACACCAACATCAACGCTGCGCATTTCAAGCCAGGTTGTTGTTCCTAATGCAGGCTAA
- the pta gene encoding phosphate acetyltransferase, whose protein sequence is MKTGIYITNTESNTGRSLVTLGVLKVLLSKVTKVGYFRPIINDYPKGVHDNHIETMISYFDLDMEYKDAYGFTMSQVVKYKNMGHESRLIDQIIDRYKQLKEKFDVVVVEGSDFDNKGVTFELDLNIEFAKNLSIPTILVSSAKDKNMGSAIANIDLAIKSFAERDVVVQSVVMNRVEPGNCDMMREELSKIVPAETSIEIIPEIKKLGSPTIKEINDELGGTVLFGENLLCKQADRYDIGAMQLRNYLDRVEENSLIITPGDRSDIILAALQANASANYPSIAGIVVTGGIAPEPQIVRLIEGLPNIVPIILVDDVTFIAAKKISDVKPKLHPGIPRKIDLSISTFEKYVDTDFLIDKFRSFKTDVVTPHMFQYNLVAKAKSKRQHIVLPEGTDPRILQAASSLVDQGVVEITLLGKRDEIIAKATEIGVRINGNIKIIDPVESEYYEDYWRTYHELRKHKNIPEDMARDAMADVSYFGTMMVYKGHADGMVSGAAHTTAHTIIPALQFVKTKPGVKTVSSVFFMCLDDHVSVMGDCAVNVSPTAEQLAEIAVTSADSAIAFGIDPKVALLSYSSGTSGSGVEVDKVRSATEIAVAARPDLKIEGPIQYDAAVDPSVGKSKMPDSQVAGRANVLIFPDLNTGNNTYKAIQRETGALAIGPMLQGLNKPVNDLSRGCTVNDIFNTVVITAIQAQEGF, encoded by the coding sequence ATGAAAACTGGAATTTATATCACAAACACCGAAAGCAACACAGGAAGATCGCTTGTTACGCTGGGTGTTTTAAAGGTGTTACTTTCAAAAGTAACTAAGGTCGGATATTTCCGGCCAATCATTAACGATTATCCAAAGGGAGTTCACGATAATCATATCGAAACCATGATATCGTATTTTGACCTCGATATGGAGTATAAAGACGCATACGGCTTTACTATGTCGCAGGTTGTTAAATACAAAAACATGGGACATGAATCGCGTCTGATCGATCAGATTATCGATCGCTACAAGCAGCTAAAAGAGAAGTTTGACGTGGTTGTGGTTGAAGGTTCGGATTTCGACAATAAGGGCGTTACTTTTGAGTTAGATCTTAATATTGAGTTTGCTAAAAACCTTTCTATTCCTACTATTTTGGTTAGCTCGGCGAAAGATAAAAATATGGGTAGTGCCATTGCCAATATCGATCTGGCCATAAAATCATTTGCTGAAAGAGATGTTGTGGTGCAGTCGGTTGTAATGAACCGTGTTGAACCAGGAAATTGCGACATGATGCGCGAAGAATTGAGCAAGATAGTACCTGCCGAAACTTCGATTGAGATCATTCCGGAAATTAAAAAACTGGGCAGCCCTACTATAAAAGAAATTAACGACGAATTGGGTGGTACTGTACTGTTTGGCGAAAACCTGTTGTGCAAACAGGCCGATCGCTACGATATTGGAGCAATGCAGTTGCGCAACTACCTCGACAGGGTAGAGGAGAACAGCCTGATTATTACTCCAGGCGACCGCTCTGATATTATTCTGGCGGCACTTCAGGCCAATGCATCGGCAAACTATCCAAGCATTGCCGGTATTGTGGTTACCGGTGGTATTGCTCCCGAGCCACAAATTGTGCGACTGATTGAAGGTTTGCCAAATATTGTTCCTATTATTTTGGTTGACGATGTAACTTTTATTGCAGCCAAAAAAATATCGGATGTAAAACCAAAATTGCACCCGGGCATACCACGTAAAATCGATTTAAGTATTTCTACCTTCGAAAAATATGTGGATACCGACTTTCTTATCGACAAATTCAGAAGTTTTAAAACCGATGTAGTAACACCACATATGTTCCAGTATAACCTGGTTGCAAAAGCTAAATCGAAAAGGCAACATATTGTTTTACCCGAAGGTACTGACCCTCGTATTTTGCAGGCCGCTTCAAGTTTGGTTGACCAGGGGGTGGTTGAAATTACTCTTTTAGGAAAACGCGATGAAATTATTGCCAAAGCTACCGAAATAGGTGTGAGAATCAACGGTAATATAAAAATCATCGATCCGGTAGAATCGGAGTATTACGAAGACTACTGGAGAACTTACCACGAACTGCGTAAGCACAAAAATATACCTGAAGATATGGCCCGAGATGCTATGGCCGATGTTTCGTATTTCGGAACAATGATGGTTTACAAAGGCCATGCCGACGGCATGGTTTCAGGTGCTGCACATACTACAGCACACACCATTATTCCGGCACTTCAGTTTGTAAAAACCAAACCTGGCGTTAAAACCGTTTCGTCGGTGTTCTTTATGTGTCTCGACGACCATGTTTCGGTAATGGGCGACTGCGCGGTAAACGTTAGTCCAACGGCGGAGCAGCTGGCTGAGATTGCTGTTACATCGGCTGATTCGGCAATTGCTTTTGGTATTGATCCGAAAGTGGCATTGTTGTCGTATTCATCAGGTACATCAGGATCAGGTGTTGAGGTTGATAAAGTTCGCAGTGCTACTGAGATAGCTGTTGCTGCACGTCCTGATCTGAAGATTGAAGGACCTATACAATACGATGCCGCAGTTGATCCGAGCGTAGGAAAAAGCAAAATGCCCGATTCGCAAGTGGCAGGGAGAGCCAACGTGCTTATTTTCCCCGATTTGAACACAGGAAACAATACATACAAAGCCATACAGCGCGAGACCGGAGCTCTGGCAATTGGCCCGATGTTACAAGGCTTAAACAAACCGGTTAACGATCTTAGCCGTGGTTGCACTGTCAACGATATTTTTAATACCGTTGTAATTACAGCTATCCAGGCTCAGGAAGGATTTTAA
- the lpdA gene encoding dihydrolipoyl dehydrogenase, producing the protein MNYDVIVIGSGPGGYVAAIRASQLGLKVAVVEKENLGGICLNWGCIPTKSLLKSAQAFEYAIHAADYGVAIEGEVKPDFGAMVKRSRDVADGMSKGIQFLFKKNKVESIFGWGKLAGKNTVEVTDDKGKKSSYTAKHIILATGARSRELPNLPQDGEKIIGYRKALTLDKQPESMVVVGSGAIGSEFAYFYHSIGTKVTLVEFMPTLVPNEDAEVAKQLERNFKKSKMKVMTGSSVESVDTSGDKCKVTIKTKKGEEVVEADIVLSAVGIAPNTENIGLEELGVETDNGRVKVDEYYKTNVDGVYAIGDILAGPALAHVASAEGITCVEKIAGLNPEPIDYGNIPGCTYTSPEVSSVGLTEAKAKEAGYEIKVGKFPYSASGKASAAGQKDGFVKLIFDAKYGELLGAHMIGGNVTEMIAEMVVAKKLEITGHELLKTIHPHPTMSEAVMEAAAAAYDEVIHI; encoded by the coding sequence ATGAATTACGATGTAATAGTGATAGGCAGCGGACCAGGTGGATATGTAGCAGCAATTCGTGCGTCGCAACTCGGATTAAAAGTTGCCGTGGTTGAAAAAGAAAACCTGGGAGGAATTTGTTTAAACTGGGGATGTATTCCTACAAAGTCGCTGCTAAAAAGTGCACAGGCTTTTGAGTATGCCATCCACGCTGCCGATTATGGTGTAGCCATTGAAGGAGAAGTGAAACCCGATTTTGGTGCAATGGTGAAGCGCAGCCGCGATGTTGCCGACGGAATGAGCAAGGGAATTCAGTTCTTGTTTAAGAAAAATAAAGTTGAGTCGATTTTTGGCTGGGGAAAATTAGCCGGAAAAAATACCGTTGAAGTAACCGATGACAAAGGCAAAAAATCGTCGTACACAGCTAAACACATCATTCTGGCAACAGGTGCCCGCTCGCGCGAATTGCCAAATTTGCCACAAGACGGTGAAAAGATTATCGGATACCGTAAAGCACTTACGCTTGATAAGCAACCCGAGAGTATGGTTGTTGTTGGATCAGGTGCTATTGGTAGCGAGTTTGCCTATTTCTATCACTCTATTGGAACCAAAGTAACACTGGTTGAATTTATGCCAACATTGGTGCCAAACGAAGATGCTGAAGTCGCCAAACAGCTGGAACGCAATTTCAAAAAATCGAAAATGAAAGTGATGACCGGTTCGTCGGTTGAAAGCGTGGATACTTCGGGCGATAAGTGCAAAGTAACCATTAAAACCAAAAAAGGCGAAGAAGTGGTTGAAGCTGACATCGTTCTTTCGGCAGTAGGTATTGCTCCAAATACTGAAAATATTGGTTTGGAAGAACTGGGTGTTGAAACCGATAATGGCCGTGTTAAAGTTGATGAATACTACAAAACCAACGTTGATGGTGTTTATGCTATTGGCGATATTCTTGCCGGACCGGCATTGGCTCACGTAGCTTCGGCCGAAGGTATTACCTGTGTTGAAAAAATTGCGGGATTGAATCCGGAGCCGATCGATTACGGAAATATTCCGGGATGTACTTACACCAGCCCCGAAGTTTCGTCGGTTGGATTAACCGAAGCAAAAGCAAAAGAAGCGGGTTACGAAATTAAAGTGGGTAAATTCCCATACTCGGCCAGTGGAAAAGCAAGTGCCGCCGGACAAAAAGATGGTTTTGTTAAATTGATTTTCGATGCGAAGTATGGCGAGTTGCTTGGTGCACATATGATCGGTGGTAATGTTACCGAAATGATTGCCGAAATGGTTGTTGCCAAGAAACTGGAAATTACCGGACACGAGCTGTTAAAAACCATTCATCCGCACCCTACAATGAGCGAGGCCGTAATGGAAGCTGCAGCTGCTGCTTACGACGAAGTGATACATATTTAA
- a CDS encoding acetate kinase, with the protein MNILVINAGSSSIKYQLIDMNTELPLSSGIVERIGLEMGLIKHKTFLNGSEEKTVEEFPIPDHGVGLKRVAELLIDKKVGVISDPSEIQAVGHRLVHGGETFTKTVEITDEVKAKVKELFPLAPLHNPANLIGVEVAEKVFPNATQVGVFDTAFHQSIPEKAYRYAIPEKFYRELRIRKYGFHGTSHKFVSEKAIEYLGNPDAKIITIHIGNGASMAAVKGGVCIDTSMGMGPLSGLIMGTRSGDIDPAIIFYLAQQKGFSVEEISDLLNKESGMKGLTELTDMRDIEKCQAEGDPVAILALEMYAYRIKQYIGSYAAAMNGVDAIVFTAGVGENKTSVREMVCKDMEYVGITWDEEKDKNRKDGVHEINVNGAKVKVLIIPTNEELEIAKQSLALVK; encoded by the coding sequence ATGAATATTTTAGTAATTAATGCAGGTAGCTCGTCAATTAAATATCAGTTGATTGATATGAACACCGAGTTGCCATTGTCGAGTGGTATTGTAGAACGAATCGGTCTGGAGATGGGATTGATCAAACACAAAACATTTCTCAACGGTTCGGAAGAAAAAACGGTTGAAGAATTCCCAATTCCTGATCATGGTGTTGGTTTGAAACGTGTTGCCGAATTGCTTATTGACAAAAAAGTTGGTGTTATCAGCGATCCTTCAGAAATTCAGGCTGTTGGTCACCGTTTGGTACATGGTGGCGAAACTTTTACCAAAACTGTGGAGATTACCGATGAGGTAAAAGCAAAAGTAAAAGAATTGTTTCCATTAGCGCCATTGCATAATCCGGCTAACCTGATTGGCGTGGAAGTGGCTGAAAAAGTATTTCCGAACGCAACACAGGTTGGTGTGTTTGATACTGCTTTTCATCAGAGTATTCCTGAGAAAGCCTATCGTTATGCTATTCCTGAGAAATTTTACCGCGAATTGCGTATTCGTAAATATGGTTTCCATGGTACGTCGCACAAATTTGTTTCAGAAAAAGCAATTGAGTATTTAGGAAATCCTGACGCCAAAATTATTACCATTCACATTGGTAACGGTGCTTCAATGGCGGCTGTAAAAGGTGGTGTTTGTATTGATACTTCCATGGGAATGGGACCGTTAAGCGGACTTATTATGGGAACCCGATCGGGTGACATCGACCCGGCAATTATTTTTTACCTGGCACAACAAAAGGGATTTTCTGTTGAAGAGATTTCAGATCTCTTAAACAAAGAAAGTGGAATGAAAGGGTTAACCGAACTCACTGATATGCGTGATATTGAAAAATGTCAGGCAGAAGGTGACCCGGTTGCAATTTTGGCGTTGGAAATGTATGCCTACCGCATTAAACAATATATTGGAAGCTATGCCGCTGCAATGAATGGTGTTGATGCCATTGTATTTACAGCCGGGGTAGGGGAAAATAAAACTTCGGTTCGCGAGATGGTATGTAAGGATATGGAGTACGTTGGAATTACCTGGGACGAAGAAAAAGATAAGAACCGCAAAGATGGTGTTCACGAAATTAACGTGAATGGAGCAAAAGTAAAAGTTCTTATTATCCCTACCAACGAAGAGTTGGAGATTGCAAAACAATCGTTGGCACTTGTAAAATAG
- a CDS encoding NigD-like N-terminal domain-containing protein, which produces MKQLVAILSVFLIVFTSCQDDELMSFDAKGTVIDYAGAGDCGFIIELDNGNKVQPLYYPDDFTFSQGQRVLITYTELDNVYISCDQGVPCEVTYAEELSCSPYVDLYFENYDSLARDPVHLHEAYMDGDCLYFKLSYSGGCQDHTIDLARMHPWTASSSTVPTFEIRHNANGDLCEAWFTREFRFDLSDLKAEGKTEFVLTAKLIGDEVYNKIFQLD; this is translated from the coding sequence ATGAAACAATTAGTCGCAATACTTTCTGTATTCCTTATTGTATTTACCAGTTGCCAGGACGATGAACTGATGTCGTTTGACGCAAAAGGTACTGTAATTGATTATGCTGGTGCCGGCGATTGTGGGTTCATCATTGAGCTCGACAACGGCAATAAAGTTCAGCCTTTGTATTATCCCGATGATTTTACTTTTTCGCAGGGACAGCGTGTGCTAATTACTTACACCGAACTTGATAACGTTTATATAAGCTGCGACCAGGGCGTACCTTGTGAGGTTACCTATGCCGAAGAATTGTCTTGCTCGCCATATGTCGATCTTTACTTTGAGAATTACGACAGCCTTGCCCGCGACCCCGTGCATTTGCACGAAGCATACATGGACGGCGACTGCCTGTATTTTAAACTATCATACAGCGGAGGTTGTCAGGATCACACCATCGATTTGGCGCGCATGCATCCGTGGACTGCCAGCAGCTCAACTGTTCCTACTTTTGAAATCAGGCACAATGCCAACGGCGATTTATGCGAAGCCTGGTTTACCCGTGAATTCCGTTTCGACCTGTCGGATTTAAAAGCTGAGGGAAAAACCGAATTTGTACTCACCGCCAAACTTATCGGCGACGAAGTGTACAACAAAATATTTCAGCTAGATTAG